From Tiliqua scincoides isolate rTilSci1 chromosome 2, rTilSci1.hap2, whole genome shotgun sequence, the proteins below share one genomic window:
- the TMEM252 gene encoding transmembrane protein 252 has translation MPKKLLSLLRLLVLLLGFAIICLGAFCISTGISACKCNNFPVAYFLLPTGFIFLLSGIFWCTCHEASKHKSLFQGFIQETPRLQHNHISTVDRPDFYPPSYEDSTNPEKWTFPLPVCQREPQKDSYSIPPPLYTESSLEFIEEGNPQNQQPPSYEVSVQQQAREQDSVLEDTSTAPVAQAGCN, from the exons ATGCCAAAGAAACTTCTTTCGCTTCTTCGCTTGTTGGTGCTCTTGCTCGGCTTTGCAATTATTTGCTTAGGAGCCTTTTGCATCTCAACGGGTATCTCTGCCTGCAAGTGCAATAACTTCCCTGTTGCTTATTTCCTGTTACCCACGGGGTTTATTTTTCTCCTCTCTGGGATTTTCTGGTGCACCTGTCATGAGGCCAGCAAGCACAAGAGTTTATTCCAAGGCTTTATACAGGAAACACCGAGACTTCAACACAATCACATCAGTACTGTAGACAG GCCTGACTTCTACCCTCCCTCTTACGAGGACAGCACTAATCCTGAAAAGTGGACCTTCCCACTGCCAGTCTGCCAACGGGAACCACAGAAGGATAGCTACAGCATACCTCCACCTCTGTACACAGAGAGCAGCCTGGAGTTCATCGAGGAAGGCAACCCCCAGAATCAGCAGCCGCCTTCATATGAAGTATCGGTGCAGCAGCAAGCTAGAGAACAAGACTCGGTGCTGGAAGACACTTCAACTGCTCCTGTGGCGCAGGCTGGCTGCAACTAG